In Daphnia magna isolate NIES linkage group LG6, ASM2063170v1.1, whole genome shotgun sequence, the following are encoded in one genomic region:
- the LOC116924287 gene encoding protein TANC2 isoform X1 produces MPSETKRIGLPPARASLPSSFRSVDFGSSVRKLIGSKTSSPAAHDVSQLVNGSSATPPPRPSAASSKLSGYFQRSSSASSSALRRTNHPPLSSSLSGSSVALNGRLNQPSAPPPSVLPSDLCPSCLMPFDKNRKRRLIDSCGHERCYACLFSSELCPLCSPGHPPGKKLVGGNQHGRLALLKSRTVGSSHELNVKHDATNCNADALAASAAATGHHSSFILHQRDHDASSPPPPLRSKVKTNGHLIPYMQQKQQQQQQIYSETRNASDRVTGLPPALGTSCRSPTPATAVTSPFVRRKAMPSSPSVSPRSSRSMWSSRRLVRHVHGSSPSPARSCAATDSCDQQPPEQQSVYGQCSSRRRRPSPSAGSEMMSRLGLLFGAEARNSRSPSSGRGSATLMSARSQDSSSSMKSLDVPANRVTSSNASPVSTLTGSSEAEMQSQALREVHDHSSDSLGSSLSMSLGGRSASVSPGPCFAASRRHSLTVSQAAHQADDSQMFGQRQAVMRRSARNGTVLGPIDPKIRFAQFRPPLLALKPLFFQVPQQESAESQFFWGRSWIFRDMASQLLPASSSGQQSETAGANRRGVIISGATGSGKTCVALQLVEYSCFGRSRIPIASAANRVECIYENPYSSTSGESVYGRSHTPLPPAAETIQALATRVVAYHFCQADNSSTCLVADFVHSIAAQLCQAPQLVAFRQLLLSDPHLQSLLSLKECVANPHSSFVNGILEPLSSLKRSGEEGGFPTCLMVVDGLCEAEYHRPDYGDTISSFLVRHALQFPHWLKVVVTVRSGLQNITQLLPYASISLDAAGAGDWPNKDLMDYTCHRVNNCPTIRSNVAMAGVKSSSGSEIYGTVGNAGGGSQGQVARFASHLSGLSRGNFLHAKMALDLIEQGHLVTKSASFKVLPVTLSEIFLLNFNLRFASLRAYERVQPILCVCLASLNPMSLLEIYHSVNALLGAEPLTWEEFMQRVKLLKGLLVQRSDDTYMLFHPSFREWLVRREDGENTKFLCDPRAGHAAIALRLSRLEAPLDAEKTMELGHHILKAHLYKSCAPEMAVPPRDLQAVWVALSADDVSASLGSMRNLFSPNVKVSRLLLLGGASADHITELRGNSPLLCLYAQEGLTEMVSLLLEFGANCNVTTNSGVSALSLAAERGHCDIVRMLVQNGAQLSQVDNGGSSALLYAAQMGHLNAVGYLLSCDWPADGFSDNELTLSEAAQQALIVAAGQGHAQVLEFLLDMAEVRVNLPDSLRGHTALTAAATAGHLDICRILIRRGASPAVTNLMDVTALICAVQEGHWEVAESLLQESTASVDQTDGVGRTALMVAAAEGHLGVMELLLTKGADVKKTDKEGLTALSWACHQGHRHAVMTLLDKGSNINAIDKNGRTPLDLAATCSDPKIVQILLEKGAILEHVDLHGMRPLDRAISCRNTPVVQAFLRRGAKLGPATWALAAGKHDILLILMGKLLDDGNTLYKKQRLQESTQRFQYALKKFPPAEDYGGAEYQSAFQHLRIHLTLNLARCKRKMGDSNEAITIATEVLTLKPDSYEALYVRAKARRDVGQTEQALSDLNEAIKVAPAGRDVRKVLLKAIEETESVQRLPGNAGGLTLMETSSDTIQDCCSSGVGSSLTSASERG; encoded by the exons atgcctTCTGAAACGAAAAGGATTGGATTACCGCCCGCCAGAGCGTCTCTGCCCTCGTCGTTTCGCAGTGTCG ATTTCGGCAGTTCAGTGCGGAAGTTGATTGGATCGAAAACCAGTTCGCCGGCGGCGCACGACGTTTCTCAACTTGTCAACGGATCATCGGCAACGCCGCCGCCTAGACCGTCTGCGGCCTCGAGTAAATTGAGCGGCTACTTTCAACGCTCGTCGTCGGCCTCATCGTCGGCGTTGCGGCGCACCAATCACCCGCCGTTGAGCAGCAGTTTGAGCGGCAGCAGCGTCGCATTGAACGGCCGCCTGAATCAGCCATCAGCGCCACCGCCGTCGGTGCTGCCCAGCGATTTGTGTCCCAGTTGCCTGATGCCTTTCGACAAGAACCGCAAGCGGCGATTGATCGATTCCTGCGGCCACGAGCGCTGCTACGCCTGCCTCTTCTCCAGTGAACTTTGCCCCCTCTGCTCGCCAG GCCATCCACCAGGTAAGAAATTAGTGGGCGGCAATCAGCATGGCCGTCTGGCGCTGTTGAAATCGAGGACGGTTGGCAGCAGCCACGAGTTGAATGTTAAACATGACGCAACTAACTGCAACGCGGACGCCCTCGCAGCATCGGCCGCTGCAACTGGCCATCATTCGTCGTTCATTCTTCATCAGCGAGATCACGATGCGTCGTCGCCGCCGCCTCCACTCCGTTCCAAAGTCAAAACCAACGGACATTTGATCCCTTACatgcaacaaaaacaacagcagcagcagcag aTTTACTCTGAAACGAGAAACGCATCAGACAGAGTGACCGGTTTGCCTCCGGCGCTAGGCACTTCCTGCCGTTCTCCGACTCCCGCAACAG CCGTCACTTCGCCATTTGTACGCCGTAAAGCGATGCCTTCTAGTCCCTCCGTATCTCCGCGTTCCAGCCGCTCCATGTGGAGCTCACGACGGCTGGTCCGTCACGTTCACGGCAGTTCGCCGTCTCCGGCCCGCTCTTGCGCCGCCACCGACTCTTGCGACCAGCAACCACCGGAACAGCAGTCCGTCTACGGACAGTGTTCGTCGAGGAGACGTCGTCCGTCTCCTTCGGCCGGCAGCGAGATGATGAGCCGTTTGGGCTTACTGTTCGGAGCCGAGGCGCGAAATTCGCGCAGCCCATCCAGCGGACGCGGAAGCGCTACGCTAATGAGCGCCCGCAGTCAGGACTCGTCGTCGTCGATGAAAAGTCTGGATGTTCCAGCCAACCGGGTCACCTCTTCCAACGCCAGTCCCGTCTCTACGCTCACCG GATCGTCCGAAGCCGAAATGCAATCTCAAGCTTTGAGGGAGGTGCATGACCATTCATCCGATAGCTTGGGATCGTCGCTGTCCATGTCGCTAGGTGGCCGAAGCGCTTCCGTTTCTCCCGGTCCGTGCTTTGCAGCGTCACGACGACACTCTTTAACTG TTTCTCAAGCGGCGCACCAAGCAGACGATTCGCAAATGTTTGGCCAGAGACAGGCCGTCATGCGCCGATCCGCCCGCAACGGAACGGTCCTCGGCCCAATCGATCCCAAAA TTCGATTCGCCCAATTCCGGCCTCCGCTGTTGGCGCTCAAACCGCTTTTCTTCCAGGTGCCACAACAAGAAAGCGCCGAATCGCAATTCTTTTGGGGCCGGTCTTGGATTTTCCGCGACATGGCCTCGCAATTGCTTCCGGCCTCGTCGTCCGGACAGCAATCGGAAACGGCCGGTGCGAATCGACGGGGTGTCATCATCAGTGGCGCCACTGGTAGCGGCAAGACGTGCGTAGCTCTTCAACTGGTCGAGTACAGCTGCTTCGGTCGATCTCGCATTCCCATCGCGTCCGCTGCCAATCGAGTGGAATGTATTTACGAAAACCCTTACTCTTCTACTTCCGGCGAATCCGTTTACGGCCGTTCTCACACTCCGCTTCCGCCGGCTGCCGAAACGATTCAAGCGCTGGCCACCAGAGTTGTGGCCTACCACTTTTGCCAG GCTGATAATAGTAGCACGTGTCTGGTTGCGGATTTCGTCCATTCAATTGCTGCCCAGCTGTGCCAAGCGCCTCAATTGGTGGCCTTTAGGCAATTGCTCTTGTCCGATCCTCACCTTCAATCGTTGCTCAGCTTGAAGGAGTGCGTCGCCAATCCGCACAGCTCGTTCGTCAACGGCATTCTGGAGCCGTTGTCGTCTTTGAAACGGTCCGGCGAAGAG GGTGGTTTCCCAACGTGCCTTATGGTGGTGGACGGCCTGTGCGAAGCCGAATACCATCGACCCGATTATGGCGATACAATCAGCAGCTTCCTTGTTCGACACGCTCTCCAGTTCCCGCATTGGCTGAAGGTGGTCGTCACCGTCCGCTCCGGATTGCAGAACATCACGCAGCTCTTGCCTTACGCTTCGATTTC ATTGGATGCAGCTGGTGCCGGCGACTGGCCAAACAAGGACCTGATGGACTACACCTGCCATCGCGTCAACAATTGCCCAACGATTCGAAGTAACGTGGCCATGGCCGGTGTCAAAAGCTCTTCCGGTTCGGAAATCTACGGCACGGTCGGCAATGCGGGCGGCGGTTCGCAAGGCCAGGTGGCCCGTTTCGCTTCCCACCTGTCGGGCCTGTCTCGCGGCAATTTCCTCCACGCCAAAATGGCGCTCGATTTGATCGAACAGGGTCATTTGGTGACCAAATCGGCTTCGTTCAAAGTCCTGCCCGTCACGCTGTCGGAAATCTTTTTGCTGAACTTCAATTTGCGCTTCGCCAGCCTGAGGGCGTACGAACGCGTCCAGCCAATCCTGTGCGTCTGCCTGGCCAGCCTCAACCCGATGAGTTTGCTGGAGATCTACCACTCGGTGAACGCGCTGCTCGGCGCCGAGCCGCTCACCTGGGAGGAATTCATGCAACGTGTTAAGCTGCTCAAGGGCCTCTTAGTCCAGCGTTCCGATGACACTTACATGCTTTTCCATCCGTCGTTCCGGGAGTGGCTCGTCCGTCGCGAAGACGGCGAAAACACGAAATTCTTGTGCGACCCTCGCGCCGGCCACGCGGCCATCGCCTTGAGGCTGTCGCGATTGGAGGCTCCCCTGGACGCTGAGAAGACGATGGAATTGGGCCATCATATCCTTAAAGCTCATTTGTACAAGAGCTGCGCACCAGAAATGGCCGTCCCGCCGCGTGATCTCCAGGCCGTTTGGGTGGCACTGAGCGCAGACGATGTTTCCGCCTCGCTCGGGTCCATGCGCAATCTCTTTAGTCCCAACGTTAAG GTGTCTCGGCTGTTGCTTCTCGGTGGCGCTTCCGCCGACCACATCACTGAACTGCGTGGAAACAGTCCGCTGTTGTGCCTCTACGCCCAGGAAGGTCTCACTGAAATGGTCTCACTCCTCTTGGAATTCGGAGCCAATTGCAACGTCACCACCAACAGCGGAGTGTCGGCGCTGTCGTTGGCGGCCGAGCGCGGCCACTGCGACATTGTGCGCATGCTGGTGCAGAACGGCGCCCAGCTAAGCCAGGTGGATAATGGCGGCTCGTCGGCTCTGCTCTACGCCGCCCAAATGGGCCATCTCAACGCCGTCGGCTATTTGCTGTCGTGCGATTGGCCGGCCGACGGCTTCAGCGATAACGAACTGACCCTCTCCGAAGCGGCGCAACAAGCTTTGATCGTAGCCGCCGGACAGGGCCACGCTCAGGTCTTGGAATTCTTACTGGACATGGCGGAAGTGAGAGTCAATTTGCCGGACAGTTTACGCGGACACACAGCTCTGACGGCCGCCGCCACAGCCGGCCATCTTGACATTTGTCGGATCCTCATTCGACGCGGCGCCAGTCCCGCTGTTACAAATCTAATG GATGTGACTGCGTTGATCTGCGCCGTGCAGGAGGGCCATTGGGAAGTTGCCGAGTCGCTTTTACAGGAATCGACGGCTTCTGTTGATCAGACTGATGGCGTAGGCCGTACAGCTCTGATGGTGGCTGCAGCCGAAGGCCATCTAGGTGTCATGGAACTGCTGCTTACCAAAG GAGCTGACGTCAAGAAGACGGACAAAGAGGGTCTGACAGCTTTGAGCTGGGCCTGTCATCAGGGCCATCGTCACGCCGTCATGACTTTACTGGACAAAGGGTCTAATATCAACGCCATTGATAAGAATGGACGCACGCCGCTCGATCTAGCGGCCACCTGCTCCGACCCGAAGATTGTACAG aTACTCTTGGAGAAAGGTGCTATCCTGGAACACGTGGATTTGCACGGGATGAGGCCGCTCGATCGAGCCATCAGCTGTCGCAATACGCCCGTCGTTCAAGCCTTTTTACGTCGCGGTGCCAAACTTGGACCGGCCACCTGGGCTCTTGCCGCCGGCAAACACGACATTTT GTTGATTTTGATGGGTAAACTGTTGGACGACGGTAACACGCTGTACAAGAAGCAACGACTGCAGGAATCCACGCAGCGTTTCCAGTACGCCCTGAAAAAATTCCCTCCGGCCGAAGATTACGGCGGGGCTGAATACCAGTCGGCCTTCCAGCACTTACGGATTCATTTGACTCTCAATCTAGCTCGATGCAAGCGCAAAATGGGG GATTCGAACGAAGCCATTACGATTGCGACAGAAGTTCTAACGTTGAAACCGGATTCTTATGAAGCGCTTTATGTTCGGGCTAAGGCCAGGCGTGACGTTGG ACAAACCGAACAGGCCCTATCGGATTTGAACGAGGCCATCAAAGTAGCTCCTGCTGGCCGAGACGTACGAAAAGTTTTGTTGAAGGCAATTGAAGAGACCGAAAGCGTCCAACGATTGCCCGGAAATGCTGGTGGCCTGACCTTAATGGAGACGTCGTCAGATACGATCCAAGATTGCTGCAGCAGCGGGGTCGGTTCTAGTTTGACCTCCGCTTCCGAACGAGGGTAA
- the LOC116924287 gene encoding protein TANC2 isoform X2: protein MPSETKRIGLPPARASLPSSFRSVDFGSSVRKLIGSKTSSPAAHDVSQLVNGSSATPPPRPSAASSKLSGYFQRSSSASSSALRRTNHPPLSSSLSGSSVALNGRLNQPSAPPPSVLPSDLCPSCLMPFDKNRKRRLIDSCGHERCYACLFSSELCPLCSPGHPPGKKLVGGNQHGRLALLKSRTVGSSHELNVKHDATNCNADALAASAAATGHHSSFILHQRDHDASSPPPPLRSKVKTNGHLIPYMQQKQQQQQIYSETRNASDRVTGLPPALGTSCRSPTPATAVTSPFVRRKAMPSSPSVSPRSSRSMWSSRRLVRHVHGSSPSPARSCAATDSCDQQPPEQQSVYGQCSSRRRRPSPSAGSEMMSRLGLLFGAEARNSRSPSSGRGSATLMSARSQDSSSSMKSLDVPANRVTSSNASPVSTLTGSSEAEMQSQALREVHDHSSDSLGSSLSMSLGGRSASVSPGPCFAASRRHSLTVSQAAHQADDSQMFGQRQAVMRRSARNGTVLGPIDPKIRFAQFRPPLLALKPLFFQVPQQESAESQFFWGRSWIFRDMASQLLPASSSGQQSETAGANRRGVIISGATGSGKTCVALQLVEYSCFGRSRIPIASAANRVECIYENPYSSTSGESVYGRSHTPLPPAAETIQALATRVVAYHFCQADNSSTCLVADFVHSIAAQLCQAPQLVAFRQLLLSDPHLQSLLSLKECVANPHSSFVNGILEPLSSLKRSGEEGGFPTCLMVVDGLCEAEYHRPDYGDTISSFLVRHALQFPHWLKVVVTVRSGLQNITQLLPYASISLDAAGAGDWPNKDLMDYTCHRVNNCPTIRSNVAMAGVKSSSGSEIYGTVGNAGGGSQGQVARFASHLSGLSRGNFLHAKMALDLIEQGHLVTKSASFKVLPVTLSEIFLLNFNLRFASLRAYERVQPILCVCLASLNPMSLLEIYHSVNALLGAEPLTWEEFMQRVKLLKGLLVQRSDDTYMLFHPSFREWLVRREDGENTKFLCDPRAGHAAIALRLSRLEAPLDAEKTMELGHHILKAHLYKSCAPEMAVPPRDLQAVWVALSADDVSASLGSMRNLFSPNVKVSRLLLLGGASADHITELRGNSPLLCLYAQEGLTEMVSLLLEFGANCNVTTNSGVSALSLAAERGHCDIVRMLVQNGAQLSQVDNGGSSALLYAAQMGHLNAVGYLLSCDWPADGFSDNELTLSEAAQQALIVAAGQGHAQVLEFLLDMAEVRVNLPDSLRGHTALTAAATAGHLDICRILIRRGASPAVTNLMDVTALICAVQEGHWEVAESLLQESTASVDQTDGVGRTALMVAAAEGHLGVMELLLTKGADVKKTDKEGLTALSWACHQGHRHAVMTLLDKGSNINAIDKNGRTPLDLAATCSDPKIVQILLEKGAILEHVDLHGMRPLDRAISCRNTPVVQAFLRRGAKLGPATWALAAGKHDILLILMGKLLDDGNTLYKKQRLQESTQRFQYALKKFPPAEDYGGAEYQSAFQHLRIHLTLNLARCKRKMGDSNEAITIATEVLTLKPDSYEALYVRAKARRDVGQTEQALSDLNEAIKVAPAGRDVRKVLLKAIEETESVQRLPGNAGGLTLMETSSDTIQDCCSSGVGSSLTSASERG, encoded by the exons atgcctTCTGAAACGAAAAGGATTGGATTACCGCCCGCCAGAGCGTCTCTGCCCTCGTCGTTTCGCAGTGTCG ATTTCGGCAGTTCAGTGCGGAAGTTGATTGGATCGAAAACCAGTTCGCCGGCGGCGCACGACGTTTCTCAACTTGTCAACGGATCATCGGCAACGCCGCCGCCTAGACCGTCTGCGGCCTCGAGTAAATTGAGCGGCTACTTTCAACGCTCGTCGTCGGCCTCATCGTCGGCGTTGCGGCGCACCAATCACCCGCCGTTGAGCAGCAGTTTGAGCGGCAGCAGCGTCGCATTGAACGGCCGCCTGAATCAGCCATCAGCGCCACCGCCGTCGGTGCTGCCCAGCGATTTGTGTCCCAGTTGCCTGATGCCTTTCGACAAGAACCGCAAGCGGCGATTGATCGATTCCTGCGGCCACGAGCGCTGCTACGCCTGCCTCTTCTCCAGTGAACTTTGCCCCCTCTGCTCGCCAG GCCATCCACCAGGTAAGAAATTAGTGGGCGGCAATCAGCATGGCCGTCTGGCGCTGTTGAAATCGAGGACGGTTGGCAGCAGCCACGAGTTGAATGTTAAACATGACGCAACTAACTGCAACGCGGACGCCCTCGCAGCATCGGCCGCTGCAACTGGCCATCATTCGTCGTTCATTCTTCATCAGCGAGATCACGATGCGTCGTCGCCGCCGCCTCCACTCCGTTCCAAAGTCAAAACCAACGGACATTTGATCCCTTACatgcaacaaaaacaacagcagcagc agaTTTACTCTGAAACGAGAAACGCATCAGACAGAGTGACCGGTTTGCCTCCGGCGCTAGGCACTTCCTGCCGTTCTCCGACTCCCGCAACAG CCGTCACTTCGCCATTTGTACGCCGTAAAGCGATGCCTTCTAGTCCCTCCGTATCTCCGCGTTCCAGCCGCTCCATGTGGAGCTCACGACGGCTGGTCCGTCACGTTCACGGCAGTTCGCCGTCTCCGGCCCGCTCTTGCGCCGCCACCGACTCTTGCGACCAGCAACCACCGGAACAGCAGTCCGTCTACGGACAGTGTTCGTCGAGGAGACGTCGTCCGTCTCCTTCGGCCGGCAGCGAGATGATGAGCCGTTTGGGCTTACTGTTCGGAGCCGAGGCGCGAAATTCGCGCAGCCCATCCAGCGGACGCGGAAGCGCTACGCTAATGAGCGCCCGCAGTCAGGACTCGTCGTCGTCGATGAAAAGTCTGGATGTTCCAGCCAACCGGGTCACCTCTTCCAACGCCAGTCCCGTCTCTACGCTCACCG GATCGTCCGAAGCCGAAATGCAATCTCAAGCTTTGAGGGAGGTGCATGACCATTCATCCGATAGCTTGGGATCGTCGCTGTCCATGTCGCTAGGTGGCCGAAGCGCTTCCGTTTCTCCCGGTCCGTGCTTTGCAGCGTCACGACGACACTCTTTAACTG TTTCTCAAGCGGCGCACCAAGCAGACGATTCGCAAATGTTTGGCCAGAGACAGGCCGTCATGCGCCGATCCGCCCGCAACGGAACGGTCCTCGGCCCAATCGATCCCAAAA TTCGATTCGCCCAATTCCGGCCTCCGCTGTTGGCGCTCAAACCGCTTTTCTTCCAGGTGCCACAACAAGAAAGCGCCGAATCGCAATTCTTTTGGGGCCGGTCTTGGATTTTCCGCGACATGGCCTCGCAATTGCTTCCGGCCTCGTCGTCCGGACAGCAATCGGAAACGGCCGGTGCGAATCGACGGGGTGTCATCATCAGTGGCGCCACTGGTAGCGGCAAGACGTGCGTAGCTCTTCAACTGGTCGAGTACAGCTGCTTCGGTCGATCTCGCATTCCCATCGCGTCCGCTGCCAATCGAGTGGAATGTATTTACGAAAACCCTTACTCTTCTACTTCCGGCGAATCCGTTTACGGCCGTTCTCACACTCCGCTTCCGCCGGCTGCCGAAACGATTCAAGCGCTGGCCACCAGAGTTGTGGCCTACCACTTTTGCCAG GCTGATAATAGTAGCACGTGTCTGGTTGCGGATTTCGTCCATTCAATTGCTGCCCAGCTGTGCCAAGCGCCTCAATTGGTGGCCTTTAGGCAATTGCTCTTGTCCGATCCTCACCTTCAATCGTTGCTCAGCTTGAAGGAGTGCGTCGCCAATCCGCACAGCTCGTTCGTCAACGGCATTCTGGAGCCGTTGTCGTCTTTGAAACGGTCCGGCGAAGAG GGTGGTTTCCCAACGTGCCTTATGGTGGTGGACGGCCTGTGCGAAGCCGAATACCATCGACCCGATTATGGCGATACAATCAGCAGCTTCCTTGTTCGACACGCTCTCCAGTTCCCGCATTGGCTGAAGGTGGTCGTCACCGTCCGCTCCGGATTGCAGAACATCACGCAGCTCTTGCCTTACGCTTCGATTTC ATTGGATGCAGCTGGTGCCGGCGACTGGCCAAACAAGGACCTGATGGACTACACCTGCCATCGCGTCAACAATTGCCCAACGATTCGAAGTAACGTGGCCATGGCCGGTGTCAAAAGCTCTTCCGGTTCGGAAATCTACGGCACGGTCGGCAATGCGGGCGGCGGTTCGCAAGGCCAGGTGGCCCGTTTCGCTTCCCACCTGTCGGGCCTGTCTCGCGGCAATTTCCTCCACGCCAAAATGGCGCTCGATTTGATCGAACAGGGTCATTTGGTGACCAAATCGGCTTCGTTCAAAGTCCTGCCCGTCACGCTGTCGGAAATCTTTTTGCTGAACTTCAATTTGCGCTTCGCCAGCCTGAGGGCGTACGAACGCGTCCAGCCAATCCTGTGCGTCTGCCTGGCCAGCCTCAACCCGATGAGTTTGCTGGAGATCTACCACTCGGTGAACGCGCTGCTCGGCGCCGAGCCGCTCACCTGGGAGGAATTCATGCAACGTGTTAAGCTGCTCAAGGGCCTCTTAGTCCAGCGTTCCGATGACACTTACATGCTTTTCCATCCGTCGTTCCGGGAGTGGCTCGTCCGTCGCGAAGACGGCGAAAACACGAAATTCTTGTGCGACCCTCGCGCCGGCCACGCGGCCATCGCCTTGAGGCTGTCGCGATTGGAGGCTCCCCTGGACGCTGAGAAGACGATGGAATTGGGCCATCATATCCTTAAAGCTCATTTGTACAAGAGCTGCGCACCAGAAATGGCCGTCCCGCCGCGTGATCTCCAGGCCGTTTGGGTGGCACTGAGCGCAGACGATGTTTCCGCCTCGCTCGGGTCCATGCGCAATCTCTTTAGTCCCAACGTTAAG GTGTCTCGGCTGTTGCTTCTCGGTGGCGCTTCCGCCGACCACATCACTGAACTGCGTGGAAACAGTCCGCTGTTGTGCCTCTACGCCCAGGAAGGTCTCACTGAAATGGTCTCACTCCTCTTGGAATTCGGAGCCAATTGCAACGTCACCACCAACAGCGGAGTGTCGGCGCTGTCGTTGGCGGCCGAGCGCGGCCACTGCGACATTGTGCGCATGCTGGTGCAGAACGGCGCCCAGCTAAGCCAGGTGGATAATGGCGGCTCGTCGGCTCTGCTCTACGCCGCCCAAATGGGCCATCTCAACGCCGTCGGCTATTTGCTGTCGTGCGATTGGCCGGCCGACGGCTTCAGCGATAACGAACTGACCCTCTCCGAAGCGGCGCAACAAGCTTTGATCGTAGCCGCCGGACAGGGCCACGCTCAGGTCTTGGAATTCTTACTGGACATGGCGGAAGTGAGAGTCAATTTGCCGGACAGTTTACGCGGACACACAGCTCTGACGGCCGCCGCCACAGCCGGCCATCTTGACATTTGTCGGATCCTCATTCGACGCGGCGCCAGTCCCGCTGTTACAAATCTAATG GATGTGACTGCGTTGATCTGCGCCGTGCAGGAGGGCCATTGGGAAGTTGCCGAGTCGCTTTTACAGGAATCGACGGCTTCTGTTGATCAGACTGATGGCGTAGGCCGTACAGCTCTGATGGTGGCTGCAGCCGAAGGCCATCTAGGTGTCATGGAACTGCTGCTTACCAAAG GAGCTGACGTCAAGAAGACGGACAAAGAGGGTCTGACAGCTTTGAGCTGGGCCTGTCATCAGGGCCATCGTCACGCCGTCATGACTTTACTGGACAAAGGGTCTAATATCAACGCCATTGATAAGAATGGACGCACGCCGCTCGATCTAGCGGCCACCTGCTCCGACCCGAAGATTGTACAG aTACTCTTGGAGAAAGGTGCTATCCTGGAACACGTGGATTTGCACGGGATGAGGCCGCTCGATCGAGCCATCAGCTGTCGCAATACGCCCGTCGTTCAAGCCTTTTTACGTCGCGGTGCCAAACTTGGACCGGCCACCTGGGCTCTTGCCGCCGGCAAACACGACATTTT GTTGATTTTGATGGGTAAACTGTTGGACGACGGTAACACGCTGTACAAGAAGCAACGACTGCAGGAATCCACGCAGCGTTTCCAGTACGCCCTGAAAAAATTCCCTCCGGCCGAAGATTACGGCGGGGCTGAATACCAGTCGGCCTTCCAGCACTTACGGATTCATTTGACTCTCAATCTAGCTCGATGCAAGCGCAAAATGGGG GATTCGAACGAAGCCATTACGATTGCGACAGAAGTTCTAACGTTGAAACCGGATTCTTATGAAGCGCTTTATGTTCGGGCTAAGGCCAGGCGTGACGTTGG ACAAACCGAACAGGCCCTATCGGATTTGAACGAGGCCATCAAAGTAGCTCCTGCTGGCCGAGACGTACGAAAAGTTTTGTTGAAGGCAATTGAAGAGACCGAAAGCGTCCAACGATTGCCCGGAAATGCTGGTGGCCTGACCTTAATGGAGACGTCGTCAGATACGATCCAAGATTGCTGCAGCAGCGGGGTCGGTTCTAGTTTGACCTCCGCTTCCGAACGAGGGTAA